CGAGATCAACCAGCCGCCCCCAGAAACCCGCGCGATCCATCGGCGACATGGTAACCTTGTGCGCCTCGGTCAGGTCCCTCGCGGCAGGCCCGAAAGCCGCGACGGAATGGGTGGGATGGGCGCTGCGAAATACCCCAGGGCGTGTCCTGAAATATTCTGTAACGGCCCCAACCAGCGAAGGGGATAGTTTACGGTCATACGGCTGTGCGCCAAGCACACTGTTCGTGTGCGTTGGCATCGCCAATGTGCCGCGCGGTCCCACGAGATCCAGAAGGACATCCACGACTGTTGCAGATCCGCCCTGGACATAACCGAAATTACTGAGCGAACAATGGGCGACTACAAGGCCGCCCCGTTTCAGCCCAACCGCCTTAAGCTTTTCACGAAGCACAGACGGCGTAATCATCGGCATCAGGCGCGCCTTGCCGGTTTGCACAAGGTGTTGCGCCAGTCGCACGGCTTTCTCCATATCAATCTCGACACCGATCATGGCCAGTTTGTTCACGACCTCCGCCACCGTGGATTTACCCCTGAACTGACGTGCCAGCATCCACGCCCAGCCCTCGGTTCCCCAAGCGGGTGACAGTCCCAGGGCTTTCTTCAACGCAGAAGCCTGGTCCGGACGCCACTCATCCTCGAAGGTTAGAAATCCGTTGAACAGGATCTGAGGGACCAAGCGCGTTGCCTCCTTGTGGGCAACCGCCAAAGTTCCTCCAGGGACGTATGAACATCCGGCCCTGGATAACTTCTGTCCCGCGTGTCCGGCAATGAGTCGATCCAGTTCAGCCTGCTGCGCCACTTCAGGCCAACACCCGGTGGCTCGACTGACGCCTTCCCGGTACAAATCCTCCGGCTTGAGCCTGTCTCCATACAACTCCGGTACGGTCATCAATCGGCGTAACGACTCGAGCTCATGTTGCACCCGCCGGCCGATCACCTCTGCCTTCCCGGTCTTCTCACGAAGCTCACGATCCCTTTCCGTCAGGATCACCCGCGCTAAACGCAAAATATCATCATTGTCCATCCGCATGGCGGAATATAGAAAAGCCGTCGCGGTCGACCCTACCCACCGGATCGTCCTTAGTTTAAGCCGATCAGGCTCATCGGACGATGTATGATAGGTTGAATCCACCGCCTGCTCAATGGAAACATGCGCGGCGGTTTGGCAGGTTTTCAGGATGGCATCGCTCACATAATTAAAGCCCGTCTTCGTCGGAATACCCTTTACCAGTTGATCCGCAATCTGTGCCGCCTCACGCAGGAGATGTCGCGCAAAATGGGGCTGATCCCGGAATCCGCCTCTCAGGACAACGGGAACGAGGTCGTGCCCGACCATGTCGAGGTTGATCCCGGCGATAAAGGTGTTTTCTTTCGGAACGCGGTTCACCCACGCCTGCACCCCCCTGACCTCGGTTGAGAAAAATACCCGGACCCCCCGTTTAGCATCACGGAATCCAGGAGCCACCTCCAACGCACGCAGAATCCTCACCACCTCAAGCGCCACGGCCACCCCGGACGCGTTATCCTGGGCACCAGGCTCATCCAAATGGGCGCAGATATAGAGCGAAGGATTAGCCGGCCCCAGCGTAGCCGTCACCAGGGGCATCGTTCCGGCTTTGCGCCCAGCCTTTACCCGGGCGCGAAGCCGCAGTCCACCGGGTCTCCCCAGCAGTGCCCGCACCCTGTCCCCAACTTCCGGCGACAAGGAAAAACACGGGATACAAAGACGATCCGCAGCAGGCGAAACGGCATAGTTGAGATAGCGGGAGGCCTTGCGGTCATCATGGGTGCCGCACACCAGCACCCCCAGCGCCCCCGCCTCTGCCGCGGCTTCGGTTGCTTCAAATGAGCCCGCAATCCCTTCCAAAAGCAGAAAAGCACCTTTCAGCTGTCTACGCACCGAGTACGCATCAGTGGAGGCGATCACAGGCCCCTCCACCCAGCGACCGCCCGGGGTCCCCGGACTGTACATCGCGAGCCCCTGAGGAACCTTAGCGTAATCGATCAACACCGGATCAGGGGTTACCGGATCCCGCAACTCCAACCGGGCCTCTTTGACAGACCAAGCCACCGGCATAATCCATCCGCCGTAGTCCGTCGTGCCGTCAGCCGGAATCGTCTCGATCTTTACATTTTGGAGGCCCGCCCGGCGTAACTCACCGGCAACCGTCTCCGCCGCCCTCTGCACGGCAGGCGTATCCATCCACCGGGCATGACTCCAGATGGACTTCACCGACTCCTGTACGCGTAACGCCCGGAACCGGCCTGCCGCCGCCCGTGCCTCCTTAATCAAAGTGCAAACACTCATCCAATGACGATACCAAACCCCATCATGTATGTATATAAATTATATTTGAAGGAATAAAATGAAAGAAGCGGAATTAAGAAGAATCAGGAGGGCCTAAGAGTTGCGACCGTTTCCCCCTCAACGAATGTAAATCCAACACGGTGGATCGCCGCCTGGGCCATCGGCATATCGGGATCGCTGAACCGGTCCATCAGAATGCGCAGCGCCTGGACGCCCATCCCATGAAAATCAAATGAATTATGGGACAACAGGGGGCTGTACCCCTTCTCCGCGGTTAGCTCACCCGCTACAGCCACTACCGACAAGTCGCCCGGCACCGAGATCCCTGCCTGTTTAAGTCCATCGATGAACTGATGAGCCACGGCGCAATCATAGGTCACCACCGCCGTGGGACGGTTATTGCCCCTGATGCAGGTCTTGATTAAGGACTCCACCCTCTTTTTATCAAGGCCGCTCTCCCCGCCGTGGCAGACGGGAACGAGCCCAGCCTGCTCCATGGCGATCTCGTAGAACCTGCGACGGATCTCTGCGTCCCATGAACTGACCAGGGCATTGGTCACCGGATGGCGGGTCGCCCCGCCCACATAATGGATTCGCCGGTGCCCCATCTCGACCAGATACTTGACAGAGCGGGTAGCAGCGCCCTCATTGTCGCAAACCACATAGTTCAAAGGAATATCCGGCAGACACGAATCCGCCACAACAACCGGGACACCTGACCGGACAAAGCGCTTCATCAACGCCGGATCGGTCAACTCCATAACCAACAAGCCGTCGATCTCCATTTGCCGCAATTCCTGACTTGATAGCCGATCGGCCGGATTTTTCAGGGAAAACATCCGGACATCCACATGCTGATCCCCGGCCGTCTCAATGATACCCCTGAACATCTCAAGCCGATACCCCTGCTGGAGCATGGAGGCATGGGCTCCGACCGACACCAATCCAATCTGGCTTGGTCCCTGACCCGCCCCACCCCGACCCGTAACAAAAGTACCCTTACCCCGTATGGGCTGGACAAGGCCTTTGCGCGCCAGGACCGCCAACGCCTTATGAACCGTCACATACGACAGGCCGAGGTAGTCGCAGAGTTCCTTGACCGGCGGCAAGGCATCCCCCTGGCGCAACCGTTGGCGGGCGATATACTTACGGATGCGTTCAGCCCCCTGAATGTGCAGGGGATCCTTACTGTTGGAACGAAATGTGATCATTTAATGAATATAGAGGGAGCCCCACGCCAACTCAAGCCTTTATGAAGGCCTTCCCCCACCCTCTTAAAGTAATATATAAATTATACTTGAAAAATGAAGAATGGAGTCGGATAGTGGTGCCAGGAAAAACAAGGAGACGTACCATGATGAATGACTGGCGGCGGTGGGGAACGGCATTAACCCTAGTGACCATATTGGGCGCCAAAGTAATGGCAGGCGTGGATCCCTATGAAACATACGTCAAAAACTCCCGGGACTTCCAACCCGTAAAACAGGACAAGGCTTTTTTGATCAACGCCTATCCGAACTGGGTTTATATGCCCTGGTATTACCAGTGGACCATCGGGTTTACGGAGGCCTCGGGGCAATTCTGCAAGGAGACCGGCATCAACGGCGCCTTCGTAGATCATGGTAATCCTGACCACCTCGACTGGATTAACTCGAACAAATTTCGTTTCTATGTGGACCATCTTGCCGGAAAGGGCGACCTCCACCTTTGGGACCAGTTCCCGAAGGATAAAGCCGATCAGATTCACGGTACCGGGCTACGCGCCAAACCCATCAACGAAGTCATGAAAACCCGCCTGAAAACCCTGATCAAGACCCGCATCGCCCAAGTTAAATCCTCGCCCTATCGCGCCGCATACGCGTTAGATGATGAAATTTCCTGGGGGTTTTTCGTGCATCCATGTATGTGGCAGGTGACTGACGATGGAGCCGCCTATACGGCCTGGCTCTGCGAAATTTACGGTCCGGGAGCCCCTCGTCCCAAACAGTGGATAAGCTACAATGAAATCCGGACTCATCTCGCCGGATGGAGCCTGTCCAACTTTGACGCCAGCCCCGTGATGGACCAATGGTCCTTCAATGACTCCTACTTTAACAATTTCCTCGGTGACCTCGTGACTTATGCCAACACTCAGGATTCCGCAACCCCCTGCGGGTTTGTAGGAGGCCAGCAGCCGGCCGCCTTCGGCGGTTACGACTACGCCAAAATCATGCGAAAAGTCCAGTACATCGAAGCCTATAACAAGGGCGACTCCCAGTCCGTGATCCGATCCCTCAACCCCCGCAATGCGATGCCTACGGTCACCTCCTTCTTCTATTCAGGCAAGAGCAATGATGTCTCGGATGCCGCCTGGCAGGCCTGGTACTATCTGGCACAGGGAAATCGGGGCCACATCGCCTGGGTGGAAAAATGGTTTGATGATGCATCACACCCCAATCCCTGGCTGAACGCCATTGCCCCTACCTACCGGGAATGCGGCGAAAAAATCGGGCCCTTGATGAGCGGCGCCGAATGGAAGCATGACGGCATCGCGGTCTATTACAGCCATGCCTCCATCCAACTGGGCTGGATTCTGGACGCAGCCGCACACGGCAAAACCTGGGGCAGTCGTAACGACGACTCGCGCCTCGGGTGCGTCCCCCAATGCCGCAAGGCGTGGCTGAACATGCTCAGGGACGAGGGACTCCAGTTTAACTTCCTCAGTTACGTGGATCTCATACAGTCCGGCGTCCCTTCCTCGTACAAGGTCCTCATCCTGCCCT
The bacterium genome window above contains:
- a CDS encoding beta-galactosidase trimerization domain-containing protein, which codes for MMNDWRRWGTALTLVTILGAKVMAGVDPYETYVKNSRDFQPVKQDKAFLINAYPNWVYMPWYYQWTIGFTEASGQFCKETGINGAFVDHGNPDHLDWINSNKFRFYVDHLAGKGDLHLWDQFPKDKADQIHGTGLRAKPINEVMKTRLKTLIKTRIAQVKSSPYRAAYALDDEISWGFFVHPCMWQVTDDGAAYTAWLCEIYGPGAPRPKQWISYNEIRTHLAGWSLSNFDASPVMDQWSFNDSYFNNFLGDLVTYANTQDSATPCGFVGGQQPAAFGGYDYAKIMRKVQYIEAYNKGDSQSVIRSLNPRNAMPTVTSFFYSGKSNDVSDAAWQAWYYLAQGNRGHIAWVEKWFDDASHPNPWLNAIAPTYRECGEKIGPLMSGAEWKHDGIAVYYSHASIQLGWILDAAAHGKTWGSRNDDSRLGCVPQCRKAWLNMLRDEGLQFNFLSYVDLIQSGVPSSYKVLILPSTWCLSDAEARQIKAFCERGGTVVADTLPGLWDQHGKGRATGGALDDLFGVKHSSAMTCKDVFNGNDKLWCETDQDANFTTRNPEVMLTRANTCIRDANGFNKAVRNMGTVKINHIGKGTAVLMNLSPQWYNAYRLQGAEAASKRSIFMKPIHDAGIRRWVQLKDAGDKEFGYEITYWNQGNRTILFLIANKDVAATDLGGGAAVGLKDETIPVTLAFATPVRNVKDERTGKPLGNGREFPLRWKQNEACVVSFETD
- a CDS encoding substrate-binding domain-containing protein translates to MITFRSNSKDPLHIQGAERIRKYIARQRLRQGDALPPVKELCDYLGLSYVTVHKALAVLARKGLVQPIRGKGTFVTGRGGAGQGPSQIGLVSVGAHASMLQQGYRLEMFRGIIETAGDQHVDVRMFSLKNPADRLSSQELRQMEIDGLLVMELTDPALMKRFVRSGVPVVVADSCLPDIPLNYVVCDNEGAATRSVKYLVEMGHRRIHYVGGATRHPVTNALVSSWDAEIRRRFYEIAMEQAGLVPVCHGGESGLDKKRVESLIKTCIRGNNRPTAVVTYDCAVAHQFIDGLKQAGISVPGDLSVVAVAGELTAEKGYSPLLSHNSFDFHGMGVQALRILMDRFSDPDMPMAQAAIHRVGFTFVEGETVATLRPS
- a CDS encoding AAC(3) family N-acetyltransferase, encoding MSVCTLIKEARAAAGRFRALRVQESVKSIWSHARWMDTPAVQRAAETVAGELRRAGLQNVKIETIPADGTTDYGGWIMPVAWSVKEARLELRDPVTPDPVLIDYAKVPQGLAMYSPGTPGGRWVEGPVIASTDAYSVRRQLKGAFLLLEGIAGSFEATEAAAEAGALGVLVCGTHDDRKASRYLNYAVSPAADRLCIPCFSLSPEVGDRVRALLGRPGGLRLRARVKAGRKAGTMPLVTATLGPANPSLYICAHLDEPGAQDNASGVAVALEVVRILRALEVAPGFRDAKRGVRVFFSTEVRGVQAWVNRVPKENTFIAGINLDMVGHDLVPVVLRGGFRDQPHFARHLLREAAQIADQLVKGIPTKTGFNYVSDAILKTCQTAAHVSIEQAVDSTYHTSSDEPDRLKLRTIRWVGSTATAFLYSAMRMDNDDILRLARVILTERDRELREKTGKAEVIGRRVQHELESLRRLMTVPELYGDRLKPEDLYREGVSRATGCWPEVAQQAELDRLIAGHAGQKLSRAGCSYVPGGTLAVAHKEATRLVPQILFNGFLTFEDEWRPDQASALKKALGLSPAWGTEGWAWMLARQFRGKSTVAEVVNKLAMIGVEIDMEKAVRLAQHLVQTGKARLMPMITPSVLREKLKAVGLKRGGLVVAHCSLSNFGYVQGGSATVVDVLLDLVGPRGTLAMPTHTNSVLGAQPYDRKLSPSLVGAVTEYFRTRPGVFRSAHPTHSVAAFGPAARDLTEAHKVTMSPMDRAGFWGRLVDLEGDVLLLCPIRSATLFHAGEDWTGVPQPVLIAHAIGPDNRRRVHILPHAPWHVDHFESTMAAPLLKQGLMRSMGLGDGVIYHVPARAVADISVKVNQANPLVSLGKGGTCTCFYCKTLRNGIAAILNKKIKAEYEN